The window GATCCGGCTGGAGGTGCATCTTCCGGAAGGGCTGCCGCCGGCGTGGGGGGATGAGGGGCGCCTGCGGCAGGTGCTGATGAACTTGCTCACCAACGCCCTCCGCTACACGCCTGCCGGCGGCCGGATCACCATCGAGGCCCAGCCCCTCGGGGATCAGGTGCAGGTGAGCGTCCGCGACACCGGGGTGGGGATCGCCCCGGAGGATCTGCCCTATGTCTTCGATCGGTTCTACCGGGCGGAGAAATCCCGGGCCCGGGCGGACGGGGGGTCGGGGCTGGGGCTGGCCATCGCCCGCCATCTGGTCGAGGCCCACGGCGGGCGCATCGGGGTCGAGAGCCAGCCCGGCCGGGGCTCCCATTTCTTCTTTACCCTCCCCATCGTCTCCCGCTCATCAAGTCGCCCCCGCATCCTTACGGATGTGCTATAATGGGAGATGAGAGGCCCCCGTAGCTCAACTGGATAGAGCAAGGGCGTCCTAAGTCCTGCGTTGCGGGTTCGAATCCCGCCGGGGGCACTTGAGAAGAAGCCGGGCGTTCCGCCCGGCTTTGTGTTCCGGCGTGTTCGCGGGGAGCGACTCCATGTGGGGAAAGCGCGGATGGGGTCCCGGCCGATCATCTCCTTCCGGCAGGTAAACAAGTGGTTCGGGAATCTGCACGTTTTGCGGGACATCACCCTGGACATCTATGAAGGGGAAGTGGTGGTGATCTTCGGCCCCAGCGGGGGCGGGAAGAGCACCCTGATCCGCACCATCAACCGGCTGGAGCCCATCGACTCCGGCGAGCTGTGGGTGGACGGCATCCCGGTTCACGATCCCCGCATCAACGTCAACCGCCTCCGCCAGGAGATCGGGATGGTCTTCCAGCAGTTCAATCTCTTCCCCCATCTGACGGTGCTGGAGAACATCATCCTGGGTCCGGTGCACGTGAAGAAGATCCCCCGGGCGGAGGCGGAGCGGCTGGCCATGCAGCTCCTGGAGCGGGTGGGGATCCCCGAGAAGGCCCACGCTTACCCGGCCCAGCTGTCGGGCGGACAGCAGCAGCGGGTGGCCATCGCCCGGGGCCTGGCCATGCGGCCGAAGATCATGCTCTTCGATGAGCCGACCAGCGCCCTGGACCCCGAGATGATCAAGGAAGTGCTGGACGTGATGGAGGATCTGGCCCGGGAAGGGATGACCATGGTGGTGGTCACCCATGAGATGGGCTTCGCCCGGCATGTGGCGGACCGTATGGTCTTCCTGGAGGGCGGCCGGATTGTGGAGGTCGGGACCCCCGATGAGATCTTCGAGAACCCCCGGCACGAGCGCACCCGGGTCTTCCTGAGCCAGGTCCTGCGTCATTAGCGAGAAAGGCCTCCTGCCACGCCCGCGAAGCCGCGGCGGGAGGCCATCTTTCTCTCAGGAGGTGGACGATGGCGCTCAGACTGTTCCGAACGGCCTTGCTCGGGTTCGCCCTCGCCCTGGCCCTGGCGGCATGTCAGGCGCCCGGGGCCACGCCGGCCCCTAAAAAGGGCCGCGCCCCCCTCGCCCCCGAAGGGACCCTCCTGCGCAAGATCCAGGATCGCGGCAAGCTGATCTGCGGCACCAAGTATGACATCCCCACCTTCGGTTACCTCAACCCCAAGACCAATCAGGTGGAAGGCTTCGACGTGGAGATCTGCCGGGCCGTGGCCGAATACATCTTCGGCGATCCCAACGCGGTGGAGATTAAGGAGGCCATTTCCAAGAACCGCATCCCCTTCCTCAAAGAGGGCGTGGTGGACATCGTGGCTTCGACGATGACCATCAACGAGGAGCGCCTGAAGGAGATCGATTTCTCCGTCGTCTATTACGTCGCCGGCCAATCCCTCCTGGTCCCCAAGAACAGCCCCATCAACGGCCTGGATGACCTCAAAGGCAAGCGGGTGGGCACCGTGAAGGGTTCCACCTCGGAGAAGAACATCCGGGCCATCTCGGATCAGAAGGGGCTGAACATCGAGGTGGTGCTCTTCGACACCTACTCGGAGGCGGTGGCGGCCATGGACGCCGGCCGCGTGGACGCGGTGACCACCGATGACATCATCCTCTACGGCTTCGTGCGCCAGGAGCCGGATAAGTGGAAGGTGGTCGGAGGGCGCTTCACGGTGGAGCCCTACGGCGTGGGGGTGAAGAAAGGCGAGAAGGAGCTCCTGGAGGTGGTGAACACGGTGATCCGGGAGCTCAAGTCCTCCGGCCGCTGGAAGGAAATCTACAAGAAGTGGATCCCCAGCGACACGGTGCCGGAACCCCCGCCGGATGATTGGCGGGCGGTGAGCCAGCCGTGACCCCCTCCGATAGGGAGATCCGCCGGCGGGGCGCTCACGGCGCCCCGCCGGTTCTTATCCGCACGGATCCCAGGCCCCCCATTCGGGTGGAACCATGAGCACGGCGGACGTCTGGCATTACCTGCTTCTGGGCCTGTGGACGACCCTGCGGCTCTCCCTGGCCAGCATGGGGGTGGCCCTGGCCCTGGGGACGCTGATCGGGGTGTTGCGGGTCTCCCCGGTGCCTCCCCTTCGCTGGTTCGCCGCCGGGTATGTGGAGTTCTTCCGGGACATCCCGCTGTTGCCGGTGCTGGTCTTCGTCTACAGCGGGTTGCCCAAGGCGGGGATCCGGCTTCCCACTTCTTTCGATAGCGCGGTGGCCGGGCTGGGGGTTTACACGGCCGCCTTCGTCGCGGAGGTGGTGCGGGCCGGCCTCCAGTCGGTCCACAGGGGTCAGATCGAGGCCGCCCTCTCCCTGGGCATGACCTTCCCCCAGATGGTCCGCCTGGTGTTGCTGCCTCAAGCCTTCCGCATGATGATCCCGCCCCTGGGCAC is drawn from Thermoflexus hugenholtzii and contains these coding sequences:
- a CDS encoding amino acid ABC transporter ATP-binding protein — encoded protein: MISFRQVNKWFGNLHVLRDITLDIYEGEVVVIFGPSGGGKSTLIRTINRLEPIDSGELWVDGIPVHDPRINVNRLRQEIGMVFQQFNLFPHLTVLENIILGPVHVKKIPRAEAERLAMQLLERVGIPEKAHAYPAQLSGGQQQRVAIARGLAMRPKIMLFDEPTSALDPEMIKEVLDVMEDLAREGMTMVVVTHEMGFARHVADRMVFLEGGRIVEVGTPDEIFENPRHERTRVFLSQVLRH
- a CDS encoding transporter substrate-binding domain-containing protein, with the protein product MALRLFRTALLGFALALALAACQAPGATPAPKKGRAPLAPEGTLLRKIQDRGKLICGTKYDIPTFGYLNPKTNQVEGFDVEICRAVAEYIFGDPNAVEIKEAISKNRIPFLKEGVVDIVASTMTINEERLKEIDFSVVYYVAGQSLLVPKNSPINGLDDLKGKRVGTVKGSTSEKNIRAISDQKGLNIEVVLFDTYSEAVAAMDAGRVDAVTTDDIILYGFVRQEPDKWKVVGGRFTVEPYGVGVKKGEKELLEVVNTVIRELKSSGRWKEIYKKWIPSDTVPEPPPDDWRAVSQP
- a CDS encoding amino acid ABC transporter permease, encoding MSTADVWHYLLLGLWTTLRLSLASMGVALALGTLIGVLRVSPVPPLRWFAAGYVEFFRDIPLLPVLVFVYSGLPKAGIRLPTSFDSAVAGLGVYTAAFVAEVVRAGLQSVHRGQIEAALSLGMTFPQMVRLVLLPQAFRMMIPPLGTVFIALVKNTSIASAIAVEELLYQAEFVIGRTFADWPMLIAFLLYLVITVPLSGLVNFLERRLRILF